The following are encoded in a window of Bos indicus isolate NIAB-ARS_2022 breed Sahiwal x Tharparkar chromosome 7, NIAB-ARS_B.indTharparkar_mat_pri_1.0, whole genome shotgun sequence genomic DNA:
- the ETF1 gene encoding eukaryotic peptide chain release factor subunit 1 encodes MADDPSAADRNVEIWKIKKLIKSLEAARGNGTSMISLIIPPKDQISRVAKMLADEFGTASNIKSRVNRLSVLGAITSVQQRLKLYNKVPPNGLVVYCGTIVTEEGKEKKVNIDFEPFKPINTSLYLCDNKFHTEALTALLSDDSKFGFIVIDGSGALFGTLQGNTREVLHKFTVDLPKKHGRGGQSALRFARLRMEKRHNYVRKVAETAVQLFISGDKVNVAGLVLAGSADFKTELSQSDMFDQRLQSKVLKLVDISYGGENGFNQAIELSTEVLSNVKFIQEKKLIGRYFDEISQDTGKYCFGVEDTLKALEMGAVEILIVYENLDIMRYVLHCQGTEEEKILYLTPEQEKDKSHFTDKETGQEHELIESMPLLEWFANNYKKFGATLEIVTDKSQEGSQFVKGFGGIGGILRYRVDFQGMEYQGGDDEFFDLDDY; translated from the exons CAATGGCACAAGCATGATATCGTtgatcattcctcccaaagaccAGATTTCACGAGTGGCAAAAATGTTAGCAGATGAGTTTGGAACTGCATCTAACATTAAGTCACGAGTAAACCGCCTTTCAGTCCTGGGAGCCATTACATCTGTACAACAAAGACTCAAACTTTATAACAAAG TACCTCCAAATGGCCTGGTTGTTTACTGTGGTACAATTGTaacagaagaaggaaaggaaaagaaagtcaaCATTGACTTTGAACCTTTCAAACCAATTAATACGTCATTGTATTTGTGTGACAACAAATTCCATACAGAG GCTCTTACAGCACTACTTTCAGATGATAGCAAGTTTGGCTTCATTGTAATAGATGGTAGTGGTGCACTTTTTGGCACACTCcaaggaaatacaagagaagtcCTGCACAAATTCACTGTGGATCTCCCAAAGAAACATG GTAGAGGAGGTCAGTCAGCCTTGCGTTTTGCCCGTTTAAGAATGGAAAAGCGACATAACTATGTTCGAAAAGTAGCTGAGACTGCTGTGCAGCTGTTTATTTCTGGGGACAAGGTGAATGTGGCTGGTCTCGTTTTAGCTGGATCAGCTGACTTTAAAACTGAACTAAGTCAATCTGATATGTTTGATCAG AGGTTGcaatcaaaagttttaaaattagttgATATATCTTATGGTGGTGAAAATGGATTCAATCAAGCTATTGAATTATCTACTGAGGTCCTCTCCAACGTGAAGTTTATTCAAGAGAAGAAATTAATAG GGCGATACTTTGATGAAATAAGCCAGGACACGGGCAAGTACTGTTTTGGAGTTGAAGATACACTAAAGGCTTTAGAAATGGGAGCTGTAGAGATTCTAATAGTCTATGAAAATCTGGATATCATGAGATATGTTCTTCATTGCCAAGGCACAGAAG AGGAGAAAATTCTCTATCTAActccagaacaagagaaggataagtctcattttacagacaaagag ACAGGACAAGAACATGAGCTGATTGAGAGCATGCCCcttctggagtggtttgccaacAACTATAAAAAATTTGGAGCTACGTTGGAAATTGTCACAGATAAGTCACAAGAAGGATCCCAGTTTGTCAAAGGATTTGGTGGAATTGGAG GTATCTTGCGGTACCGAGTAGATTTCCAGGGAATGGAATACCAAGGAGGAGATGATGAATTTTTTGACCTTGATGACTACTAG